The Chengkuizengella sediminis genome segment TGAAGTTATGTTTGAATAGCTGCTATTCATTTGCGCCTGAATTACCCATCTTATATCAATGAATAGTCGAAAAGGTAGGGAAAATAATAATAAAATCAAACCTGTTATATAAATAGAGTAATCTTTGGATTCTTTCCAAAATCCACCTAGATTTTTACGAATTTCCTTTCGATTATCAAAGAAGACAAATCCAAGAAAAATACTTTGAATACAACATATAATAAATAGACTTGAGTGATATAAAAGATCTTGTGGATGTCTAATCATTAAATTCCAAAAAATTTCACTATCTAAGTTAAAGGCATTTAAAAATACCCTTCCAAACATAAAAAGGTATGACAAAAAAATAAACCATAATCTGAAGTCCGTAGGTCCAATCTTTTTATAAGCAAATGAAATTAACTGAATACACATAAGCAATATTGCCAATCTACTTATTACTAGAGACCAATTCGATATTATTGTCTCGTTTGTCCAATTTAAATAACTAAACAACAATAGAAAGCTTAATACCATAAAATGAAAAAGACAAAAAAACAAATGCCTGACAGAAATACCACGACTATTCTTCAATTTATTTCTTCCTTTTCTATAACTTATCATTTTTAACTTATGAGTACCTTCTTAAAATAGTCAGTCCACTTCTTCGAAATTACCTCAGGTCTTAATTCATCCCTTACTTCTAAACCAGATTGACTTAGTTTAGTGGATAAATTATTATCTTCTATTAAATGGCATATTGACTCTGCAAGAGCCTTATGATCATCGACAGGGACTATTAACCCACGATTTCCCCTATTGGTTAAAAATTTTGGTCCACCAGGTGGACAATCACATGAAATTGTTGGAACACCAGCACCCATTACCTCTAAGAGTGTATTTGGTATTCCTTCAAATCTTGAAGGCAGAACAAAAACTGAAGATGAATAAACAGTTCCTGCTATATCCTTAACTAGACCGGGAAATTCAATTAAACCATTTAAGCCTAACTCATCAACTAACCTTCCATACATTACCTTTGAATTACCTGCCCCATATATTATTAACCTATATTCTGGTTGTCTTTTATTGACATAATAAAATGCTTTTATTAATATGTCGAACCCCTTTTCATATTCAAGTCTTGCAGCACCAGCTGTAATTAACTTTTGTCTATTATTTGTATCAAATGGAATATATTGCTTATTGGATAAGTAAGGATTGGGTATAACCGTCGCTTTGTGAGCAATTTTGGGGTTATAATAGTTTTTTGCATCTTCCAATTGAAAAACCATACCATTACATTTCTCATAGACTTTTCTACTAATTGTTTTCCACATAATAGGAAGGTCAGCAGGTGAGCGTCTTTCAGAACCAACATTCTTTATGCCTAAACCTAATGCAGCCAGTACATGAAGGAATATAGTATTTACACCAAAAGAACAAATTAAATCCGGTCTAATTCGTTTAAGTTCTTTCCTCAATTCTATAACTTGTTTTATAGTATCCAAAACCTTAGTATGGATATTTCTCTTTTTTGTAGGAAATTTATTTAGCCCTGGTAAATAAATCACCTCAATTCTGCTATCTAAATCGTATTCTACATCCTCGTGGTATAAAGATAGCATTATTACTTTATCAAAATCCCCTGCACAGCTATCTGCAACAAAAGATAACATTCTTTGAGCCCCTCCACGATCTAACCTATGAGCAATAAACAAGATAGTCTTATTCATACATCAATCCCCCTCCTTTACAACAAATTTCTTGAATAAAAATTCAAATTTTACGTTATCTCGCTTAACCTTGTCTAGGAAAGCATTACAACCTTGGTTAATTTTTAACCAATCAATATTTACGTAATAATCGTATAAATCATCAGCAACATTTGAATTATCCATATTAAATGTATAACCAAACCCATATTCTTTTGATTCTTTTTCCATATAAGTTCCCGAACACACTAAGATTGGCATCCTAAACTCAGCAGCAAAATATAGCTTATTTGATAAGGCGTAGTCCAAAACAGGAGTATTATTTCCATATAGATTATGGATAATGTCAACATCCTCATAATAATTTAATATATTTTCAGGAGGAAATTGCCCTTCAATTTTAACATTGTCAATATTATTTTCCCTACAAAAAGGTATTAATCTTTCGGCCTGTTTACCAATAAAGTGGAGTTCAAAGCGATTATCATTTTTTAATAAATTTAGCAATTTTTTATGTTGATCTTGATAGTTTACATATCCAATAAAGGCTATTACAATTTTGCGCTTATTGTTTTTTCGACTTCTGATTTTTAGAACATGATTTACATCTAATAACCTATTATTGTGTAAAACAACATATTCAGAAGTTGGTAAAAAGTTCTTATATCCTTCGGAGGAAATTACAGTCATATTTGAGGCTTTAATAACTTTCTCTTCTATAGTATAGAACAGTTTATACTTCTCCAAAGTATAATCTCTAATATCTAATACATATTTTTTAAAATACTTCCTTCTTAACAAACTCTGCAATAATACTCCTGCTGCTGTTTGAAGTAAAATAACTCCATCATAATCTTTTTCTCTTAAAATTCTCTCAGCAAATTTTTTAAAAATCCAATATCCCTTTAGCTTTCTAAACTTACTATCTTCAGGGCTCAATGAATAATTAAGGCTATAAATATTTTGAGCATTTGATTTTTCATTAATATCATCACGATTCCAGTAAATAATATCGTAATCAAATTCATTGCCTTTTAGATATCTTGAAATATAAGGACACAAGTATAGGTTACCCATGAATACAA includes the following:
- a CDS encoding glycosyltransferase is translated as MNKTILFIAHRLDRGGAQRMLSFVADSCAGDFDKVIMLSLYHEDVEYDLDSRIEVIYLPGLNKFPTKKRNIHTKVLDTIKQVIELRKELKRIRPDLICSFGVNTIFLHVLAALGLGIKNVGSERRSPADLPIMWKTISRKVYEKCNGMVFQLEDAKNYYNPKIAHKATVIPNPYLSNKQYIPFDTNNRQKLITAGAARLEYEKGFDILIKAFYYVNKRQPEYRLIIYGAGNSKVMYGRLVDELGLNGLIEFPGLVKDIAGTVYSSSVFVLPSRFEGIPNTLLEVMGAGVPTISCDCPPGGPKFLTNRGNRGLIVPVDDHKALAESICHLIEDNNLSTKLSQSGLEVRDELRPEVISKKWTDYFKKVLIS
- a CDS encoding glycosyltransferase family 4 protein, translated to MGKRKFCFVFMGNLYLCPYISRYLKGNEFDYDIIYWNRDDINEKSNAQNIYSLNYSLSPEDSKFRKLKGYWIFKKFAERILREKDYDGVILLQTAAGVLLQSLLRRKYFKKYVLDIRDYTLEKYKLFYTIEEKVIKASNMTVISSEGYKNFLPTSEYVVLHNNRLLDVNHVLKIRSRKNNKRKIVIAFIGYVNYQDQHKKLLNLLKNDNRFELHFIGKQAERLIPFCRENNIDNVKIEGQFPPENILNYYEDVDIIHNLYGNNTPVLDYALSNKLYFAAEFRMPILVCSGTYMEKESKEYGFGYTFNMDNSNVADDLYDYYVNIDWLKINQGCNAFLDKVKRDNVKFEFLFKKFVVKEGD